In a single window of the Pontibacter russatus genome:
- a CDS encoding TonB-dependent receptor has product MLRFLPVWFVLLLPLAVSAQQARITGKVLNPARQPLELATVAVKGTTLATQTGPEGVFELRVAAQQELVLLVRYLGYQELERTVQPQPGGTLHVELILQPDSQQLGTLDVRGKNHQDTREQVSVTKLDPRDIKSLPSAFGDFNKVLVTLPGVTSNNELSSTYAVRGGNYDENLVYVNNIEIYRPFLITAGQQEGLSFVNPDLVADISFSSGGWQPKYGDKLSSVLNIQYKQPKDFAASVSGGLTGGTLHLESASKNRKVSYLLGARHKNSRYLLQGLPVDGRYNPVFTDAQAYIHLDLAKDTVPSGRTTLGILGSYARNNYSVEPETQVTTFGTRQSPLRLAVGFEGQELMEYTTYQAGLNLTHRFTDDYTTEVILSAVHSWEREFREVEAYYRLCDVSTSGNNIGECQQELGFGTQYDHARNTLLARIGTAEIRNSWRMGQGSNLQFGAKATSENISDELSEYGFVDSADYVFQNYFLRSQLGLNTMRYSGFVQHTFELDSLKTITYGLRATYWDYNQELNISPRVQYAFISRHNPDLSFKAALGLYYQPPFYRELRNFEGELNPLLKAQRAVHAIVGSDYLFKAWGRDFKLTTEAYYKSMTNVIPYDIDNVRLRYYARNNAKAYAAGLDVRVNGEFIPGAESWLSLGLLTTKEDVQGDSSFIYNAQGEVTGRQEQGYIRRPTDQLVNVGVFFQDHLPDNPTIRMSLNLVYGSGLPFGPPRRPEYRNAFDGKSYKRVDLGFSKLIVLESDLVERKKASLESLWIGLEVLNLIDAKNRISYTYVNDVNGLTYAVPNFLTGRRLNLRFVAKF; this is encoded by the coding sequence ATGCTGAGATTTTTGCCGGTGTGGTTTGTGCTGCTTTTACCCCTGGCCGTTTCAGCGCAGCAGGCACGCATCACTGGCAAGGTCCTGAACCCGGCGCGGCAGCCCCTGGAACTCGCGACGGTCGCGGTGAAGGGGACGACGCTGGCAACACAGACAGGCCCGGAGGGCGTTTTTGAACTGCGGGTGGCGGCACAGCAGGAACTCGTGCTGCTGGTAAGATACCTGGGCTATCAGGAACTGGAGCGAACCGTACAGCCGCAACCCGGCGGGACGCTGCATGTAGAGTTGATTTTGCAGCCGGATTCCCAACAACTGGGCACGCTGGATGTGCGCGGGAAAAACCATCAGGATACCCGTGAGCAGGTCAGCGTCACGAAGCTGGACCCGCGCGACATTAAAAGCCTACCTTCCGCTTTCGGCGATTTTAACAAGGTGCTCGTGACGCTGCCAGGTGTTACCAGCAACAACGAGCTGTCCAGCACCTATGCTGTGCGGGGCGGCAACTACGACGAGAACCTCGTTTACGTCAACAACATCGAAATTTACAGGCCCTTCCTGATCACGGCCGGGCAGCAGGAGGGACTCAGCTTCGTAAATCCCGACCTGGTGGCGGATATCTCCTTCTCCTCAGGCGGCTGGCAGCCCAAATACGGCGATAAACTCTCCTCGGTCCTCAACATCCAGTACAAGCAGCCGAAGGATTTTGCCGCCTCTGTGAGCGGCGGCTTAACCGGCGGCACCCTGCACCTGGAGTCGGCCTCCAAAAACAGAAAGGTGTCTTACCTGCTCGGCGCGCGCCACAAAAATAGCCGTTACCTGCTGCAGGGCCTTCCCGTGGATGGCAGATATAATCCGGTCTTCACGGACGCGCAAGCCTATATACATCTTGATCTTGCCAAGGACACTGTGCCTTCTGGTCGTACCACACTGGGCATACTGGGCAGCTACGCCCGCAACAACTATTCTGTGGAGCCGGAGACGCAGGTCACCACTTTCGGCACACGCCAGTCGCCGTTGCGGCTGGCGGTGGGCTTTGAGGGGCAGGAACTGATGGAATACACCACCTACCAGGCTGGCCTTAATTTGACGCACCGGTTTACGGATGATTATACCACCGAGGTAATTCTTTCGGCAGTGCATTCCTGGGAGCGCGAGTTCCGGGAGGTGGAGGCCTATTACCGGCTCTGCGACGTGAGCACCTCGGGCAACAACATTGGTGAGTGCCAGCAGGAACTGGGCTTCGGCACGCAGTACGACCATGCCCGCAACACACTGCTGGCGCGCATCGGCACTGCCGAGATCCGGAACAGCTGGCGCATGGGCCAGGGCAGCAACCTGCAGTTCGGTGCTAAGGCAACCTCCGAGAACATTTCGGATGAGCTGTCGGAGTACGGTTTTGTGGATTCGGCTGATTATGTCTTCCAAAACTATTTCCTGCGCTCGCAGCTCGGCCTGAACACGATGCGCTACAGCGGCTTTGTGCAGCACACATTCGAGCTTGACTCGCTCAAGACCATCACTTACGGCCTTCGGGCCACCTACTGGGATTATAACCAGGAGCTGAACATCTCGCCGCGTGTGCAGTATGCGTTTATCTCCCGCCACAACCCGGACCTCTCCTTCAAAGCGGCGCTGGGCCTGTATTACCAGCCGCCTTTTTACCGGGAACTACGTAACTTTGAGGGCGAGCTTAACCCACTACTGAAGGCGCAGCGCGCGGTGCATGCCATCGTTGGGAGCGACTACCTGTTCAAGGCCTGGGGGCGTGACTTTAAGCTGACGACGGAGGCGTATTACAAATCGATGACTAACGTAATTCCGTATGACATCGACAACGTGCGCCTGCGTTACTATGCCAGAAACAACGCAAAGGCCTACGCGGCCGGGCTGGATGTGCGCGTGAACGGCGAGTTTATACCGGGCGCGGAGTCGTGGCTGAGCCTGGGGCTGCTGACAACAAAAGAAGATGTGCAAGGGGATTCCTCATTTATATATAACGCACAGGGCGAAGTGACAGGCAGGCAGGAGCAGGGCTATATCCGCAGGCCAACAGACCAACTGGTGAACGTGGGGGTGTTTTTTCAGGACCACCTGCCCGACAATCCCACCATCCGGATGTCCCTCAACCTCGTGTACGGCAGCGGCCTTCCCTTCGGCCCGCCCCGCCGGCCAGAGTACCGGAACGCTTTCGACGGGAAATCCTACAAACGGGTGGACCTGGGATTCTCGAAGCTGATTGTTCTGGAGAGCGACCTGGTGGAGCGGAAGAAAGCATCGTTGGAGAGCCTATGGATTGGGCTGGAGGTGCTGAACCTGATCGACGCGAAGAACAGGATATCCTATACCTACGTGAACGATGTGAACGGCCTGACCTATGCTGTGCCAAACTTCCTGACTGGCCGCCGCCTCAACCTCCGGTTCGTGGCGAAGTTCTGA
- the rpe gene encoding ribulose-phosphate 3-epimerase, which yields MIPLIAPSVLASDFANLQAEVEMLNKSQADWLHIDIMDGRFVPNISFGFPVVEAIQRHAQKPLDVHLMIQEPELYIERFRTAGADTITVHLEACIHLHRTVQQIKDTGAKAGVALNPHTPVQLLEDIIADVDMVLLMSVNPGFGGQKFIHNTYRKIEALKNLIIARNSHALIEIDGGVNLENAPLLLEKGADVLVAGSFVFTSADPLHTIAALKSSSI from the coding sequence ATGATTCCACTTATTGCTCCTTCAGTGCTAGCCTCCGATTTTGCCAACCTGCAGGCAGAGGTAGAGATGCTTAACAAGAGCCAGGCCGACTGGCTGCACATCGACATTATGGACGGCCGTTTCGTGCCCAATATCTCTTTCGGGTTTCCGGTGGTGGAGGCCATTCAGCGCCACGCGCAGAAGCCTTTGGACGTACACCTGATGATTCAGGAGCCGGAGCTATATATAGAGCGGTTCAGGACGGCAGGCGCGGACACCATCACGGTGCATCTGGAGGCCTGCATCCACCTGCATCGCACGGTGCAGCAGATCAAGGACACCGGCGCCAAAGCGGGCGTGGCGCTGAACCCGCATACTCCGGTGCAACTGCTGGAGGATATCATCGCTGATGTAGATATGGTGCTCCTGATGTCGGTGAACCCCGGTTTTGGCGGCCAGAAGTTTATCCATAACACCTACCGCAAGATTGAGGCGCTCAAAAATCTCATCATCGCCCGCAACTCGCATGCCCTGATCGAAATTGACGGGGGAGTGAACCTGGAGAACGCTCCGCTGCTGCTGGAGAAAGGGGCCGATGTGCTGGTGGCCGGCAGTTTCGTGTTCACTTCCGCCGATCCGCTGCACACTATTGCGGCGCTCAAATCATCTTCTATATAG
- a CDS encoding S8 family serine peptidase: MRQLLLFICALFLYSPFTNGQGADSTAEAQQKHLIYFTDKSGSTFSLNEPEAFLSAKALERRQRQHIPLTVRDLPVNPTYIANLKRLGVQVWYTSRWFNAAVVQCPADKLQKIEALPFVKNARNLNRVAVPAPDRSVQSKQEMETLPFTAPLKAALEDKDYGLAFHQAHMLGATALHAEGFTGEGMTIAVFDAGFPEVNTLDAFSHLFQNDRIKGTFDFVQKQPEAFGADAHGTAVLSTMAAYAPGKMIGTAYAANYLLLRTENAASEHNIEEINWLLAAEYADSAGADVINSSLGYTSFDSPSTSYTYNDLDGNTTLVSRAADMAAATGMLVVVSAGNDGGKEWHYIGAPADADSVLAVGAVDSLGVKAGFSSFGPTADGQVKPDVVALGRNAYVLSTSGNVVRSNGTSFAGPIMTGFATCLWQANRSRKNMQVIQLLRQSGSNAASPDSAVGYGIPTYSRTLTALPQLPLKSTAYITNPVQEQDIILALGPDWWSQAVQVQVLDMTGKTLYNQAIGAAAREQVLQLDPFRLKTGVYLCRLRSGSRVVTLRFVKL; the protein is encoded by the coding sequence ATGCGACAGCTGCTCCTCTTCATCTGTGCGCTGTTCCTATATAGTCCTTTCACAAACGGGCAGGGAGCAGACAGCACGGCAGAAGCGCAGCAGAAGCATTTGATTTACTTTACCGACAAGTCCGGTTCGACTTTTTCGCTAAACGAGCCGGAAGCCTTTCTGTCGGCCAAAGCTTTGGAGCGCAGGCAGCGGCAGCACATCCCGCTCACTGTCCGCGACCTTCCGGTAAACCCTACATATATAGCCAATCTCAAACGACTGGGTGTGCAGGTGTGGTATACCTCCCGCTGGTTCAATGCGGCGGTGGTGCAGTGCCCGGCCGATAAACTCCAGAAAATAGAGGCCTTGCCCTTTGTAAAAAATGCACGCAACCTGAACAGAGTAGCGGTGCCTGCACCGGATCGAAGCGTTCAGTCGAAGCAGGAGATGGAGACGCTGCCGTTTACGGCGCCTCTTAAGGCGGCACTGGAGGATAAAGATTACGGACTGGCTTTTCATCAGGCACATATGCTGGGGGCAACGGCCCTGCATGCGGAAGGTTTTACCGGCGAAGGCATGACCATCGCGGTGTTTGATGCGGGCTTTCCGGAGGTAAATACCCTCGATGCCTTTTCCCACCTTTTCCAGAACGACAGGATAAAAGGCACGTTTGATTTTGTGCAGAAGCAGCCGGAGGCCTTCGGTGCCGATGCGCATGGCACGGCCGTACTCTCCACCATGGCGGCCTATGCTCCCGGCAAAATGATCGGCACGGCTTATGCCGCCAACTACCTGCTGCTGCGCACCGAAAATGCAGCCTCAGAGCACAACATCGAGGAAATTAACTGGCTGCTGGCCGCCGAGTACGCCGACAGCGCCGGGGCCGACGTCATTAACTCCTCCCTGGGCTATACCTCCTTCGACAGCCCCTCCACCAGTTACACTTACAACGACCTTGACGGCAACACCACCCTTGTGTCGCGGGCAGCCGACATGGCCGCAGCCACGGGTATGCTGGTAGTGGTGAGCGCCGGGAACGACGGCGGCAAGGAGTGGCACTATATAGGCGCTCCCGCCGATGCCGACTCGGTGCTTGCCGTTGGCGCCGTGGATTCGCTGGGTGTGAAGGCAGGCTTCAGTTCCTTCGGCCCGACCGCGGACGGGCAGGTAAAGCCGGATGTGGTGGCGCTGGGGCGGAATGCCTACGTGCTGTCCACCAGCGGGAATGTCGTCAGATCTAACGGTACCTCTTTCGCGGGGCCCATCATGACGGGCTTCGCGACCTGCCTGTGGCAGGCCAACCGCAGCAGAAAAAACATGCAGGTGATCCAACTGCTGCGCCAGAGCGGGAGCAATGCCGCCTCGCCGGACAGCGCCGTTGGCTACGGCATCCCGACTTATAGCAGGACATTGACGGCCCTGCCGCAACTGCCGCTGAAGAGCACGGCCTATATCACCAATCCGGTGCAGGAGCAGGACATTATACTGGCATTAGGGCCGGACTGGTGGAGCCAAGCTGTACAGGTGCAGGTGCTGGACATGACCGGCAAAACACTATATAACCAAGCCATTGGCGCGGCTGCCAGAGAGCAGGTGCTGCAATTGGATCCCTTCCGGTTGAAAACAGGTGTTTACCTGTGCCGCCTCCGTTCGGGCAGCCGGGTGGTCACGCTCCGCTTTGTGAAGCTGTAA
- the trpF gene encoding phosphoribosylanthranilate isomerase encodes MGLRTSVIVNGINNLSDARYCAGMGVDIIGFNLKLDDPERVKPEALKEIIGWVSGVHIAGEYTRARPEMINDMAEEFGLDYIQLDTPYLIDEIEEINRPVIQKIFINKDTVESELLEMMELYSPVVHAFIVYSDDFSSVDETNMKFLKSLAKQFKVYIGFGIDKTNITAILTRIKPAGIGLHGGHEIKPGLKDFDELQEIFEEIEEA; translated from the coding sequence ATGGGCTTACGTACCTCTGTGATAGTGAACGGCATAAACAACCTGAGCGACGCCCGTTATTGCGCCGGCATGGGTGTGGACATTATCGGATTTAACCTGAAACTGGATGATCCGGAGCGCGTGAAACCCGAGGCGCTGAAGGAAATAATCGGGTGGGTGTCGGGCGTACACATCGCTGGCGAGTACACCCGCGCCCGGCCTGAGATGATAAACGATATGGCGGAGGAATTCGGGCTCGATTATATACAGCTCGACACGCCGTACCTGATCGACGAGATTGAAGAAATCAACCGCCCTGTGATTCAGAAGATATTCATCAACAAGGACACGGTGGAGAGCGAACTGCTGGAGATGATGGAACTCTACAGCCCGGTGGTGCATGCCTTTATTGTGTACTCCGACGATTTCAGTTCGGTAGACGAGACGAACATGAAATTCTTGAAGAGCCTCGCCAAGCAGTTTAAGGTTTATATAGGCTTCGGCATCGACAAAACAAACATCACCGCCATCCTCACCAGAATCAAACCGGCCGGAATTGGTTTGCACGGCGGCCACGAGATTAAGCCGGGGCTGAAGGATTTCGACGAGCTGCAGGAAATTTTCGAGGAGATAGAGGAAGCCTAG
- a CDS encoding alpha/beta hydrolase, translated as MKKRILLLLLPALCFVPFSKALSQKAPLEIPLYRKQIPNEVKGPDEEASATDGGIMRVSKVRNPSLAVFLPPKEKATGTAVLICPGGGYGIIAIDHEGYDVAKAFNEQGIAAFVLKYRLPSDKTSSKPEIAPIQDAQQALLLIRERAKEWQVNPAKVGVMGFSAGGHLASTVGTHFQKSYISNPKQTSLRPDFMLLLYPVISGDKKITHQGSFDNLLGKDATPEEINEFSNELQVTAQTPLTFLVHASDDKAVPVQNSIRFYEALLQHEVPAELHIYQNGGHGFGLNNKTTADVWFERCVNWLHSNKF; from the coding sequence ATGAAAAAACGAATCCTGCTCCTGCTCTTGCCCGCATTATGCTTTGTGCCATTCTCCAAAGCCCTCAGCCAGAAAGCCCCTCTGGAAATACCGCTGTACCGCAAGCAAATCCCGAACGAAGTGAAGGGACCGGACGAAGAGGCATCCGCGACCGACGGAGGCATCATGCGCGTCAGCAAAGTCCGGAACCCGTCTCTGGCCGTATTTCTCCCTCCGAAAGAAAAGGCAACGGGCACGGCCGTGCTCATATGCCCGGGTGGCGGGTATGGCATTATCGCGATAGACCATGAGGGATATGATGTGGCGAAGGCGTTTAATGAGCAGGGCATTGCGGCCTTCGTGCTGAAGTACCGCCTCCCATCTGACAAGACCTCCTCCAAACCAGAGATAGCGCCTATTCAGGATGCACAGCAGGCCCTGCTCCTCATCCGGGAGCGGGCGAAGGAGTGGCAGGTAAACCCCGCCAAAGTGGGCGTCATGGGCTTCTCGGCAGGCGGGCACCTGGCCTCCACCGTGGGTACGCATTTTCAGAAGTCCTATATAAGCAATCCGAAGCAGACGAGCCTGCGGCCCGACTTCATGCTGCTGCTGTACCCGGTTATCAGCGGCGACAAAAAAATTACGCACCAGGGCTCTTTCGACAATCTACTGGGCAAGGACGCCACCCCGGAGGAAATCAACGAATTCTCGAATGAGCTGCAGGTGACGGCGCAGACACCGCTCACTTTCCTGGTGCACGCCTCCGACGACAAAGCGGTTCCGGTTCAGAACAGCATCCGGTTTTACGAGGCGCTGCTGCAGCACGAGGTTCCGGCGGAACTCCATATATACCAGAACGGTGGCCACGGCTTCGGCCTGAATAACAAAACTACTGCGGATGTATGGTTTGAGCGCTGCGTTAACTGGCTGCACAGTAACAAGTTTTAG
- the trmB gene encoding tRNA (guanosine(46)-N7)-methyltransferase TrmB has protein sequence MGRSKLAKFAAIGERENVIEPGDELYGEIKGRWRELQFGNNNPLVLEVGCGRGEYTVGMARLFPEKNFIGSDIKGARLWKGSTLAEEEELDNVAFLRTFIEQLEDNFAPQEVDEVWITFPDPRPRDRDIKRRLTSPRFLDLYRKILKPDGILHLKTDNLALYEYTLEVLQERAGQIRDLLYTQDLYHSELQEHTMGIYTTYENRYMAEGVPIKYLQFRFR, from the coding sequence TTGAGCCGGGCGACGAGCTGTATGGCGAAATAAAGGGAAGGTGGCGGGAACTTCAATTCGGGAATAATAACCCGCTGGTGCTAGAGGTAGGTTGTGGCCGGGGCGAGTACACGGTAGGCATGGCGCGGCTTTTCCCGGAGAAGAACTTTATCGGGAGTGATATAAAAGGCGCCCGCCTCTGGAAGGGAAGCACCCTGGCGGAGGAGGAGGAACTGGACAACGTGGCTTTCCTGCGCACGTTTATCGAGCAACTGGAAGACAACTTTGCGCCGCAGGAGGTGGATGAGGTCTGGATAACTTTCCCGGACCCGCGCCCCCGCGACCGAGACATCAAGCGCCGCCTCACCTCGCCGCGCTTCCTGGACCTGTACCGGAAAATTCTCAAGCCCGACGGGATTCTGCACCTCAAGACGGACAACCTGGCGCTCTATGAATATACCCTGGAGGTGCTGCAGGAGCGGGCGGGACAGATAAGGGATCTGCTATATACCCAGGACCTCTACCATTCCGAGTTGCAGGAGCACACCATGGGGATATATACCACGTATGAAAATCGCTATATGGCAGAAGGAGTTCCAATAAAGTACCTGCAGTTCAGGTTTAGGTAA